From Callospermophilus lateralis isolate mCalLat2 chromosome 5, mCalLat2.hap1, whole genome shotgun sequence, a single genomic window includes:
- the Tcof1 gene encoding treacle protein isoform X6, with protein MAEARKRQELLPLIYQHLVQAGYVRAALAVKEQSSQKKFPVQPFTLLDIYTHWQLTSELGRKRKAEKDAALQAKKTRVSDPVSSSESSEEEEDEAEAETVKATPRLASTNVSAVGAHLPSSMKEKAKAKTKKAGKTVNSVPHPPSAKAVVHLLSGKSPKKSTEPSANTTLVSETEEESSVPGHRAAAKPGTVSAGPADSSSEDTSSSSDETDMEVETSGKPAQVKASPAAPKESPAKRAAPRPGKMGDVTSQVRESALTPAQGAKKPKEELESSEESSESDDEVPAGTPNQVKATEKTLQARATPASAKGIPGKGATTVPPGKAGPVATQTKVGKPEEESESSSEEESDSEEDNPAATALLQAKPSEKSPQVRAASTPAKESPRKGAPPVPPGKTGPAAFQASAGKPEEDSDSSSEDSDSEGRTPAAMTLTVNPTQAKSLGKNLQMKPASTVVQGPLGKGISPVAPAAQVKKVEKASESSSEESDSEEEAPPATLAQAKLSGKTAQVRPASGSAKGHLGKVAAPAPPQKAGPGVGQVKAERSKEDSESSETSSDSEEEASAAVTPAQAKPALKTPQTKASPKKGTPITPASSKIPPVHVGTPAPWKAGTMTSSSSPAVAWGTQKPEEDSSSSSEEESEEEGKSACAAAVAQVKSVGKGLQARAALVPTKGPSGQGTAPAPPRKTGPSVSQVRAQDPEDSESSEEESDSEEEAATPAPVKVLGNTIQAKASPAPIRASSAKGTSAPGKVLTAVAPAKQGSPAKGKPSVRTPQNSTVTMKGQASVATTGKAVAGAAQTQKGSIGRAEEEDSESSEEESDSEEEEVAPAQAKPLENKFQVRNASGPAKGSPMKGAPPAPPKSASAQAPLGKQEDDSDSSSEESDSEGETPAAVKPAQKDGTCKTARGKALTSGPAENAEVSSDSSGEELPSSQVIKPPLIFVDPNRSPAGPPATPAQAQAANTLRKARVSDGTARHSSSESEDEDLIPATQSSTPAIKTNVIVPTAHARTTPRANSREESSRTSEGKKQEAAATQVAKRNSSSLPLTQAALKVLAHKANEAQPPARTQSSSEVDSAVGALTVTHPQSSPVQNRVNNKLKQPKPPAGQQATAAPSGHSKAKAPGGSDDSEDSSDSSSGSEDTRGPQTAKSIPRLGPAPSKKETLVEETTEESSEDEVVAPSQSLLSGYVTPGLTLANSQASKVTPKPDSSPLVSSALPKKDDPDGKLESQQAGTVSLKTDKKEATSEKPRKEAPSSTDSTQGLQSNIAQHFQGAPWPLSEAQVQASVMKVLKELLEQERKKATDAAKDSSRKGRKRKLSGDQSATRAPKNKKKKQLVSEEGGESAVSSEKASRTSKGKKRDRASGNTKEKKGKGPSGSHGARDQPEGEPGMVKVEGGDQSDPKSKKEKKKSDKSKKDKDKKEKKKKAKKASTKDPDSLLQKKKKKKKKTAEQTV; from the exons ATGGCTGAAGCCAGGAAGCGGCAGGAGCTGCTTCCCCTGATCTACCAGCATCTGGTGCAGGCCGGATACGTGCGCGCGGCGCTGGCAGTGAAGGAGCAGAGCAGCCAG AAAAAATTCCCGGTTCAGCCTTTCACACTTCTGGACATCTATACACACTGGCAACT GACTTCAGAGCTTGGCCGGAAGCGGAAGGCAGAGAAAGATGCAGCCCTGCAAGCCAAGAAGACCCGAGTGTCAGACCCTGTCAGTAGTtcagagagctcagaagaggaggaggatgaggcagaagcTGAAACTGTCAAAGCCA CCCCTAGACTTGCATCTACCAATGTCTCTGCTGTGGGGGCGCATTTGCCATCAAGCATGAAAGAGAAGGCCAAG GCAAAGACCAAGAAAGCGGGCAAGACTGTGAACTCTGTGCCACATCCTCCCTCGGCAAAGGCAGTGGTCCATCTCCTCTCTGGAAAGTCACCCAAGAAGTCAACAGAGCCCTCAGCAAATACCACCTTGGTCTCAGAAACAGAGGAGGAGAGCAGTGtcccaggccacagagctgctgcCAAGCCTG GGACAGTGTCAGCTGGTCCAGCCGACAGCTCCAGTGAGGACACCTCCAGCTCCAGCGATGAGACAGATATGGAG GTGGAAACCTCCGGAAAACCAGCCCAGGTCAAAGCCTCACCAGCTGCCCCCAAGGAGTCTCCAGCAAAAAGGGCAGCCCCAAGGCCTGGGAAGATGGGGGATGTGACATCCCAGGTCAGAGAAAGTGCCCTGACCCCAGCCCAGGGGGCCAAGAAGCCAAAAGAGGAGTTGGAGAGCAGCGAGGAGTCATCTGAGAGTGATGACGAGGTCCCTGCAGGGACACCCAACCAG GTAAAGGCCACTGAGAAAACCCTCCAGGCTAGAGCTACCCCAGCCTCTGCCAAGGGGATCCCCGGGAAAGGGGCCACTACCGTACCCCCAGGGAAGGCAGGGCCTGTTGCTACCCAGACTAAGGTGGGGAAACCGGAGGAGGAGTCGGAGAGCAGCAGTGAGGAGGAGTCTGACAGCGAGGAGGACAACCCAGCCGCCACTGCCCTGCTTCAG GCAAAGCCCTCAGAGAAGAGTCCTCAGGTCAGGGCTGCCTCAACCCCTGCCAAGGAGTCTCCCAGGAAAGGGGcccctccagtgcctcctgggaaAACAGGGCCTGCTGCCTTCCAGGCTTCGGCAGGGAAGCCAGAGGAGGACTCAGACAGCAGCAGTGAGGACTCGGACAGTGAGGGAAGGACACCAGCAGCCATGACCCTAACCGTGAACCCCACTCAG GCAAAGTCCCTGGGGAAAAACCTCCAGATGAAACCTGCCTCGACTGTGGTTCAGGGACCTCTAGGGAAAGGCATAAGCCCGGTAGCCCCTGCAGCCCAGGTGAAGAAGGTGGAGAAGGCTTCAGAGAGCAGCAGTGAGGAGTCGGACAGTGAGGAGGAAGCCCCACCAGCGACCTTGGCCCAG GCCAAGCTCTCCGGGAAAACCGCCCAGGTCAGACCTGCCTCGGGTTCTGCCAAGGGACACTTGGGGAAAGTGGCTGCCCCAGCGCCCCCACAGAAGGCAGGGCCTGGAGTCGGCCAGGTCAAGGCTGAAAGGTCCAAGGAAGACTCCGAGAGCAGCGAGACATCTTCTGACAGTGAGGAAGAGGCATCGGCAGCTGTGACtccagcccag GCAAAACCAGCTTTGAAAACTCCTCAGACCAAGGCTTCCCCCAAGAAAGGCACTCCCATTACCCCTGCATCTTCCAAGATCCCCCCAGTGCACGTGGGTACCCCAGCTCCCTGGAAAGCAGGAACCATGACTTCTTCCTCATCCCCAGCTGTGGCCTGGGGTACCCAGAAGCCAGAGGAGGATTCCTCTTCAAGCAGTGAAGAGGAgtcggaggaggaggggaagtccGCTTGTGCAGCAGCCGTGGCACAG GTGAAGTCTGTGGGGAAAGGCCTCCAAGCGAGAGCTGCCTTGGTACCCACCAAAGGGCCCTCCGGGCAAGGAACTGCCCCAGCGCCCCCTCGGAAGACAGGGCCTTCAGTTTCCCAGGTTAGAGCTCAGGATCCGGAAGACTCTGAGAGCAGTGAGGAAGAGTCCGACAGTGAGGAGGAGGCTGCCACTCCAGCACCG GTGAAGGTCTTGGGGAACACCATTCAGGCCAAAGCCAGCCCAGCTCCCATTAGAGCGTCTTCAGCCAAAGGCACGTCAGCCCCCGGAAAAGTGCTTACTGCAGTTGCTCCAGCCAAACAGGGGTCCCCGGCCAAG GGGAAGCCATCAGTGAGAACCCCCCAGAACAGCACCGTCACAATGAAGGGCCAGGCATCTGTGGCCACCACAGGAAAGGCAGTGGCTGGAGCAGCCCAGACCCAGAAGGGGTCCATTGGCAGGGCAGAGGAGGAGGACTCAGAGAGCAGCGAGGAGGAGTCAGACAGTGAGGAAGAGGAGGTGGCACCAGCACAG GCGAAGCCCTTGGAGAATAAATTCCAGGTCAGGAATGCCTCAGGCCCTGCCAAGGGTTCCCCCATGAAAGGGGCTCCTCCAGCTCCCCCTAAGTCTGCATCCGCCCAGGCCCCACTGGGGAAGcaggaggatgattcagacagcaGCAGCGAGGAGTCCGATAGTGAGGGGGAGACACCAGCAGCTGTGAAACCGGCTCAG AAGGATGGTACCTGTAAGACTGCCAGAGGCAAGGCCCTGACCTCAGGACCCGCTGAGAATGCAGAGGTGTCCTCAGACAGCAGTGGCGAAGAGCTGCCATCAAGCCAG gtgATTAAACCCCCTCTGATTTTTGTCGACCCTAATCGTAGTCCAGCTGGCCCACCTGCTACTCCTGCACAGGCCCAAGCTGCGAACACCCTGAGGAAGGCCCGGGTCTCAGATGGCACTGCCCGGCACTCCTCCTCCGAGAGCGAGGACGAAGACCTGATCCCCGCCACACAGTCCTCCACTCCTG CTATTAAGACCAATGTGATTGTGCCCACTGCCCACGCACGAACGACTCCCAGAGCCAACAGCAGGGAGGAGTCCAGTCGGACATCGGAAGGCAAGAAACAGGAGGCAGCAGCCACTCAG GTGGCAAAGCGGAACTCATCTTCCCTCCCGCTGACGCAGGCCGCCCTGAAAGTCCTTGCCCACAAAGCAAATGAAGCCCAGCCTCCTGCCAGGACCCAGTCTTCAAGTGAG GTTGACAGTGCTGTGGGAGCACTCACTGTGACTCATCCCCAGAGCTCCCCTGTCCAGAACAGAGTGAACAACAAGCTCAAACAACCCAAGCCTCCTGCAGGCCAGCAGGCCACAGCCGCACCCTCGGGCCACTCCAAAGCCAAAGCCCCTGGGGGCTCAGACGACAGCGAGGACAGCAGCGACAGCTCTTCAGGGAGTGAGGACACTAGGGGACCTCAGACAGCCAAGTCAATCCCCAGGCTAG GTCCAGCCCCTTCTAAGAAGGAGACTTTGGTGGAGGAGACTACAGAAGAGTCCAGTGAGGATGAAGTGGTGGCCCCTTCCCAG TCTCTCCTCTCAGGTTATGTGACCCCGGGGCTGACCCTGGCCAATTCCCAGGCTTCAAAGGTGACTCCAAAGCCAGACTCCAGCCCCTTGGTTTCTTCTGCTCTGCCAAAAAAAGATGACCCAGACGGCAAACTGGAGTCTCAGCAGGCAGGCACTGTTTCCCTTAAAACAG ATAAAAAGGAAGCCACCTCTGAGAAGCCCAGGAAGGAAGCCCCAAGCTCCACAGACTCCACACAGGGACTGCAGAGCAACATTGCCCAGCACTTCCAGGGGGCGCCCTGGCCCCTGAGTGAGGCCCAGGTGCAGGCCTCAGTGATGAAGGTCCTGAAGGAGCTACTGGAGCAGGAAAGGAAGAAGGCCACAGATGCCGCCAAGGACAGCAGCCGGAAAGGCCGGAAGCGGAAGCTGTCAGGAGACCAGTCAGCCACCAGAGCCCCcaagaacaaaaagaagaagcAGCTAGTGTCCGAGGAAGGCGGGGAGAGCGCTGTTTCTTCAGAAAAGGCCTCCAGGACTTCCAaagggaaaaagagagacagagcaAGTGGCAACACAAAGGAGAAGAAAGGGAAGGGACCTTCTGGCTCCCATGGGGCCAGGGACCAGCCAGAAGGGGAGCCGGGGATGGTGAAGGTTGAGGGTGGAGATCAAAGTGACCCAAAaagcaaaaaagagaagaagaaatctGATAAAA GTAAAAAAGACAaggacaaaaaggaaaaaaagaagaaagcaaaaaAGGCCTCAACCAAAGACCCTGACTCACTGcttcagaagaaaaagaagaaaaag AAGAAAACCGCAGAGCAGACTGTGTGA
- the Tcof1 gene encoding treacle protein isoform X2 produces the protein MAEARKRQELLPLIYQHLVQAGYVRAALAVKEQSSQKKFPVQPFTLLDIYTHWQLTSELGRKRKAEKDAALQAKKTRVSDPVSSSESSEEEEDEAEAETVKATPRLASTNVSAVGAHLPSSMKEKAKAKTKKAGKTVNSVPHPPSAKAVVHLLSGKSPKKSTEPSANTTLVSETEEESSVPGHRAAAKPGTVSAGPADSSSEDTSSSSDETDMEVETSGKPAQVKASPAAPKESPAKRAAPRPGKMGDVTSQVRESALTPAQGAKKPKEELESSEESSESDDEVPAGTPNQVKATEKTLQARATPASAKGIPGKGATTVPPGKAGPVATQTKVGKPEEESESSSEEESDSEEDNPAATALLQASAGKPEEDSDSSSEDSDSEGRTPAAMTLTVNPTQAKSLGKNLQMKPASTVVQGPLGKGISPVAPAAQVKKVEKASESSSEESDSEEEAPPATLAQAKLSGKTAQVRPASGSAKGHLGKVAAPAPPQKAGPGVGQVKAERSKEDSESSETSSDSEEEASAAVTPAQAKPALKTPQTKASPKKGTPITPASSKIPPVHVGTPAPWKAGTMTSSSSPAVAWGTQKPEEDSSSSSEEESEEEGKSACAAAVAQVKSVGKGLQARAALVPTKGPSGQGTAPAPPRKTGPSVSQVRAQDPEDSESSEEESDSEEEAATPAPVKVLGNTIQAKASPAPIRASSAKGTSAPGKVLTAVAPAKQGSPAKGKPSVRTPQNSTVTMKGQASVATTGKAVAGAAQTQKGSIGRAEEEDSESSEEESDSEEEEVAPAQAKPLENKFQVRNASGPAKGSPMKGAPPAPPKSASAQAPLGKQEDDSDSSSEESDSEGETPAAVKPAQKDGTCKTARGKALTSGPAENAEVSSDSSGEELPSSQVIKPPLIFVDPNRSPAGPPATPAQAQAANTLRKARVSDGTARHSSSESEDEDLIPATQSSTPAIKTNVIVPTAHARTTPRANSREESSRTSEGKKQEAAATQVAKRNSSSLPLTQAALKVLAHKANEAQPPARTQSSSEVDSAVGALTVTHPQSSPVQNRVNNKLKQPKPPAGQQATAAPSGHSKAKAPGGSDDSEDSSDSSSGSEDTRGPQTAKSIPRLVGPAPSKKETLVEETTEESSEDEVVAPSQSLLSGYVTPGLTLANSQASKVTPKPDSSPLVSSALPKKDDPDGKLESQQAGTVSLKTDKKEATSEKPRKEAPSSTDSTQGLQSNIAQHFQGAPWPLSEAQVQASVMKVLKELLEQERKKATDAAKDSSRKGRKRKLSGDQSATRAPKNKKKKQLVSEEGGESAVSSEKASRTSKGKKRDRASGNTKEKKGKGPSGSHGARDQPEGEPGMVKVEGGDQSDPKSKKEKKKSDKSKKDKDKKEKKKKAKKASTKDPDSLLQKKKKKKKKTAEQTV, from the exons ATGGCTGAAGCCAGGAAGCGGCAGGAGCTGCTTCCCCTGATCTACCAGCATCTGGTGCAGGCCGGATACGTGCGCGCGGCGCTGGCAGTGAAGGAGCAGAGCAGCCAG AAAAAATTCCCGGTTCAGCCTTTCACACTTCTGGACATCTATACACACTGGCAACT GACTTCAGAGCTTGGCCGGAAGCGGAAGGCAGAGAAAGATGCAGCCCTGCAAGCCAAGAAGACCCGAGTGTCAGACCCTGTCAGTAGTtcagagagctcagaagaggaggaggatgaggcagaagcTGAAACTGTCAAAGCCA CCCCTAGACTTGCATCTACCAATGTCTCTGCTGTGGGGGCGCATTTGCCATCAAGCATGAAAGAGAAGGCCAAG GCAAAGACCAAGAAAGCGGGCAAGACTGTGAACTCTGTGCCACATCCTCCCTCGGCAAAGGCAGTGGTCCATCTCCTCTCTGGAAAGTCACCCAAGAAGTCAACAGAGCCCTCAGCAAATACCACCTTGGTCTCAGAAACAGAGGAGGAGAGCAGTGtcccaggccacagagctgctgcCAAGCCTG GGACAGTGTCAGCTGGTCCAGCCGACAGCTCCAGTGAGGACACCTCCAGCTCCAGCGATGAGACAGATATGGAG GTGGAAACCTCCGGAAAACCAGCCCAGGTCAAAGCCTCACCAGCTGCCCCCAAGGAGTCTCCAGCAAAAAGGGCAGCCCCAAGGCCTGGGAAGATGGGGGATGTGACATCCCAGGTCAGAGAAAGTGCCCTGACCCCAGCCCAGGGGGCCAAGAAGCCAAAAGAGGAGTTGGAGAGCAGCGAGGAGTCATCTGAGAGTGATGACGAGGTCCCTGCAGGGACACCCAACCAG GTAAAGGCCACTGAGAAAACCCTCCAGGCTAGAGCTACCCCAGCCTCTGCCAAGGGGATCCCCGGGAAAGGGGCCACTACCGTACCCCCAGGGAAGGCAGGGCCTGTTGCTACCCAGACTAAGGTGGGGAAACCGGAGGAGGAGTCGGAGAGCAGCAGTGAGGAGGAGTCTGACAGCGAGGAGGACAACCCAGCCGCCACTGCCCTGCTTCAG GCTTCGGCAGGGAAGCCAGAGGAGGACTCAGACAGCAGCAGTGAGGACTCGGACAGTGAGGGAAGGACACCAGCAGCCATGACCCTAACCGTGAACCCCACTCAG GCAAAGTCCCTGGGGAAAAACCTCCAGATGAAACCTGCCTCGACTGTGGTTCAGGGACCTCTAGGGAAAGGCATAAGCCCGGTAGCCCCTGCAGCCCAGGTGAAGAAGGTGGAGAAGGCTTCAGAGAGCAGCAGTGAGGAGTCGGACAGTGAGGAGGAAGCCCCACCAGCGACCTTGGCCCAG GCCAAGCTCTCCGGGAAAACCGCCCAGGTCAGACCTGCCTCGGGTTCTGCCAAGGGACACTTGGGGAAAGTGGCTGCCCCAGCGCCCCCACAGAAGGCAGGGCCTGGAGTCGGCCAGGTCAAGGCTGAAAGGTCCAAGGAAGACTCCGAGAGCAGCGAGACATCTTCTGACAGTGAGGAAGAGGCATCGGCAGCTGTGACtccagcccag GCAAAACCAGCTTTGAAAACTCCTCAGACCAAGGCTTCCCCCAAGAAAGGCACTCCCATTACCCCTGCATCTTCCAAGATCCCCCCAGTGCACGTGGGTACCCCAGCTCCCTGGAAAGCAGGAACCATGACTTCTTCCTCATCCCCAGCTGTGGCCTGGGGTACCCAGAAGCCAGAGGAGGATTCCTCTTCAAGCAGTGAAGAGGAgtcggaggaggaggggaagtccGCTTGTGCAGCAGCCGTGGCACAG GTGAAGTCTGTGGGGAAAGGCCTCCAAGCGAGAGCTGCCTTGGTACCCACCAAAGGGCCCTCCGGGCAAGGAACTGCCCCAGCGCCCCCTCGGAAGACAGGGCCTTCAGTTTCCCAGGTTAGAGCTCAGGATCCGGAAGACTCTGAGAGCAGTGAGGAAGAGTCCGACAGTGAGGAGGAGGCTGCCACTCCAGCACCG GTGAAGGTCTTGGGGAACACCATTCAGGCCAAAGCCAGCCCAGCTCCCATTAGAGCGTCTTCAGCCAAAGGCACGTCAGCCCCCGGAAAAGTGCTTACTGCAGTTGCTCCAGCCAAACAGGGGTCCCCGGCCAAG GGGAAGCCATCAGTGAGAACCCCCCAGAACAGCACCGTCACAATGAAGGGCCAGGCATCTGTGGCCACCACAGGAAAGGCAGTGGCTGGAGCAGCCCAGACCCAGAAGGGGTCCATTGGCAGGGCAGAGGAGGAGGACTCAGAGAGCAGCGAGGAGGAGTCAGACAGTGAGGAAGAGGAGGTGGCACCAGCACAG GCGAAGCCCTTGGAGAATAAATTCCAGGTCAGGAATGCCTCAGGCCCTGCCAAGGGTTCCCCCATGAAAGGGGCTCCTCCAGCTCCCCCTAAGTCTGCATCCGCCCAGGCCCCACTGGGGAAGcaggaggatgattcagacagcaGCAGCGAGGAGTCCGATAGTGAGGGGGAGACACCAGCAGCTGTGAAACCGGCTCAG AAGGATGGTACCTGTAAGACTGCCAGAGGCAAGGCCCTGACCTCAGGACCCGCTGAGAATGCAGAGGTGTCCTCAGACAGCAGTGGCGAAGAGCTGCCATCAAGCCAG gtgATTAAACCCCCTCTGATTTTTGTCGACCCTAATCGTAGTCCAGCTGGCCCACCTGCTACTCCTGCACAGGCCCAAGCTGCGAACACCCTGAGGAAGGCCCGGGTCTCAGATGGCACTGCCCGGCACTCCTCCTCCGAGAGCGAGGACGAAGACCTGATCCCCGCCACACAGTCCTCCACTCCTG CTATTAAGACCAATGTGATTGTGCCCACTGCCCACGCACGAACGACTCCCAGAGCCAACAGCAGGGAGGAGTCCAGTCGGACATCGGAAGGCAAGAAACAGGAGGCAGCAGCCACTCAG GTGGCAAAGCGGAACTCATCTTCCCTCCCGCTGACGCAGGCCGCCCTGAAAGTCCTTGCCCACAAAGCAAATGAAGCCCAGCCTCCTGCCAGGACCCAGTCTTCAAGTGAG GTTGACAGTGCTGTGGGAGCACTCACTGTGACTCATCCCCAGAGCTCCCCTGTCCAGAACAGAGTGAACAACAAGCTCAAACAACCCAAGCCTCCTGCAGGCCAGCAGGCCACAGCCGCACCCTCGGGCCACTCCAAAGCCAAAGCCCCTGGGGGCTCAGACGACAGCGAGGACAGCAGCGACAGCTCTTCAGGGAGTGAGGACACTAGGGGACCTCAGACAGCCAAGTCAATCCCCAGGCTAG TAGGTCCAGCCCCTTCTAAGAAGGAGACTTTGGTGGAGGAGACTACAGAAGAGTCCAGTGAGGATGAAGTGGTGGCCCCTTCCCAG TCTCTCCTCTCAGGTTATGTGACCCCGGGGCTGACCCTGGCCAATTCCCAGGCTTCAAAGGTGACTCCAAAGCCAGACTCCAGCCCCTTGGTTTCTTCTGCTCTGCCAAAAAAAGATGACCCAGACGGCAAACTGGAGTCTCAGCAGGCAGGCACTGTTTCCCTTAAAACAG ATAAAAAGGAAGCCACCTCTGAGAAGCCCAGGAAGGAAGCCCCAAGCTCCACAGACTCCACACAGGGACTGCAGAGCAACATTGCCCAGCACTTCCAGGGGGCGCCCTGGCCCCTGAGTGAGGCCCAGGTGCAGGCCTCAGTGATGAAGGTCCTGAAGGAGCTACTGGAGCAGGAAAGGAAGAAGGCCACAGATGCCGCCAAGGACAGCAGCCGGAAAGGCCGGAAGCGGAAGCTGTCAGGAGACCAGTCAGCCACCAGAGCCCCcaagaacaaaaagaagaagcAGCTAGTGTCCGAGGAAGGCGGGGAGAGCGCTGTTTCTTCAGAAAAGGCCTCCAGGACTTCCAaagggaaaaagagagacagagcaAGTGGCAACACAAAGGAGAAGAAAGGGAAGGGACCTTCTGGCTCCCATGGGGCCAGGGACCAGCCAGAAGGGGAGCCGGGGATGGTGAAGGTTGAGGGTGGAGATCAAAGTGACCCAAAaagcaaaaaagagaagaagaaatctGATAAAA GTAAAAAAGACAaggacaaaaaggaaaaaaagaagaaagcaaaaaAGGCCTCAACCAAAGACCCTGACTCACTGcttcagaagaaaaagaagaaaaag AAGAAAACCGCAGAGCAGACTGTGTGA